In Pedobacter sp. WC2423, the following are encoded in one genomic region:
- a CDS encoding FecR family protein — MKRQALHSLLEKYLENKCSPEELIVIEKLYGMLDRDDLEEIYPNELPTLEQKLWDRINLETDSINQTQLSAQPAGRAKRLPILAWLAAAATIALTLTAGYSFLNKKQDPQYLKFQALTTILEKKNTTSAPLRVNLEDGSVVILQPSSSLFYPEHFSAHKREVSLQGEGYFLISKNPHRPFFVYNKNVITTVVGTSFIVRSNPVTEETQVIVKTGKVMVCPNKDQQLNFKRLFNQDQKVILTPNQKTTYKKDNDNFETTLVADPLPIVPVNQNAHQAAYVFEEAPLTEVLNQLQTAYGIAFIIEDQELYNNTFTGDISKQNLYQKLDLLCHTIKAHYEISGTKIIIKTK, encoded by the coding sequence ATGAAAAGACAAGCCCTTCATTCATTATTAGAAAAATACCTGGAGAACAAATGTTCTCCAGAAGAATTAATCGTGATTGAAAAATTGTACGGCATGCTGGACCGGGATGACCTGGAAGAAATCTATCCCAATGAGTTACCTACACTTGAACAAAAACTATGGGACAGGATCAATCTGGAAACCGATAGCATTAACCAGACTCAACTATCTGCTCAGCCTGCTGGCCGGGCAAAACGTTTGCCAATTCTGGCCTGGCTTGCCGCCGCCGCCACAATAGCACTAACTTTGACCGCCGGTTATTCGTTTTTAAACAAAAAACAGGATCCTCAGTATTTAAAATTTCAGGCATTGACCACTATACTGGAAAAGAAAAATACTACTTCTGCCCCACTCAGGGTCAATTTGGAAGATGGCAGCGTTGTCATCCTTCAACCCTCTTCTTCCTTGTTTTATCCTGAACATTTTTCTGCACACAAACGGGAAGTATCTTTACAGGGAGAAGGTTATTTTCTGATCAGTAAAAATCCACACAGACCTTTCTTTGTCTATAACAAAAATGTAATTACCACGGTAGTTGGAACCAGTTTCATTGTCAGGTCCAATCCGGTTACGGAGGAAACTCAGGTGATTGTTAAAACCGGAAAAGTAATGGTTTGCCCGAATAAGGACCAGCAATTAAATTTTAAGCGTCTTTTTAATCAAGATCAAAAGGTAATCCTTACACCTAATCAAAAGACAACTTATAAAAAAGATAACGACAATTTTGAAACCACATTAGTCGCTGATCCCCTTCCGATCGTTCCCGTTAATCAAAATGCACACCAAGCAGCCTATGTATTTGAAGAAGCCCCGCTCACTGAAGTACTGAATCAATTGCAGACTGCTTATGGAATTGCATTCATTATTGAAGACCAGGAACTTTATAACAATACGTTTACAGGAGATATTTCCAAACAGAATTTATATCAGAAACTAGACCTGCTGTGCCATACGATCAAAGCACATTATGAAATATCAGGTACCAAAATAATTATCAAAACTAAATAA
- a CDS encoding RNA polymerase sigma factor, translating into MKYNSLCDNSLVDLLKANDGLAFKEIYTRYWVGIYKAAYIKVYHKELAEELTQNLFTDLWRRRESVSIDSLDCYLFGSLKYSIINHYKSKLVKEKYQDHLNVQQLNITSSTDDLALVNDLSKALNQGISLLPKKTGEVFRLSRIDNRSTKEISQQLNISEKAVEYHITQSLKSMRFHLKEYLFLLLAFIFFHKF; encoded by the coding sequence ATGAAATACAATAGTCTCTGTGATAATTCTTTAGTGGATTTATTAAAAGCTAACGATGGGTTAGCTTTTAAAGAAATCTATACCCGTTATTGGGTAGGAATATATAAAGCGGCCTATATCAAAGTTTACCATAAGGAACTGGCTGAAGAGCTGACGCAGAATTTGTTTACAGACCTTTGGAGAAGAAGAGAAAGTGTATCGATCGATTCTCTGGACTGTTATCTGTTTGGAAGCCTGAAATATAGTATTATCAACCACTACAAATCCAAGCTGGTTAAAGAAAAATATCAGGATCATTTGAATGTACAACAGCTGAATATCACCAGCAGTACTGATGATCTGGCCCTGGTTAATGATCTTTCTAAAGCGCTGAATCAGGGAATTTCTTTATTACCTAAAAAAACAGGAGAAGTATTCAGGTTAAGCAGAATTGATAACCGGTCTACTAAAGAGATTTCCCAACAGTTGAATATTTCGGAAAAAGCAGTTGAATATCACATCACACAATCGCTGAAAAGTATGCGGTTTCATTTAAAGGAATACCTCTTTTTACTGCTCGCTTTTATATTCTTTCACAAATTTTAA
- a CDS encoding helix-turn-helix domain-containing protein, giving the protein MEGKVKLDLIEQHVVDFVRKLRADKKLRQEDIAYIIGVKASFIGNVENSGNPAKYNLKHINVFADHFGLSPRDFLPSTALLDKKDKKV; this is encoded by the coding sequence ATGGAAGGAAAGGTAAAACTAGATCTTATTGAACAGCATGTGGTTGATTTCGTCAGAAAATTAAGAGCTGATAAGAAATTAAGACAGGAAGATATTGCTTACATTATTGGGGTTAAAGCATCTTTTATTGGTAACGTGGAAAACAGTGGAAATCCGGCCAAATACAATTTAAAACACATCAATGTATTTGCCGATCATTTTGGACTGTCGCCCAGAGATTTTCTGCCATCCACAGCACTGCTCGATAAAAAAGACAAAAAAGTGTAG
- a CDS encoding thymidine kinase: MLFSEQNYSRGEYGGSIEVICGSMFSGKTEELIRRLKRAEIAKLKVEIYKPATDTRYDETAVVSHNYNSIEATPVAHSSAILLLKSDTQVVGIDEAQFFDDELPDVCNKLANKGIRVIVAGLDMDFSGKPFGPVPALMAIAELVTKVNAVCVRCGSPAMYSFRRVSSDAKILLGEKESYEPRCRACFHARD; encoded by the coding sequence ATGTTATTTAGCGAACAAAATTACAGCAGAGGAGAATATGGCGGCAGCATTGAAGTAATTTGCGGCTCCATGTTTTCAGGCAAAACGGAAGAACTGATCAGAAGATTAAAGCGTGCAGAGATCGCTAAACTAAAAGTAGAGATTTATAAACCTGCAACAGATACCCGTTACGATGAAACAGCAGTCGTATCTCATAACTATAATTCTATTGAAGCTACTCCTGTAGCACACTCTTCTGCAATTCTTTTGCTGAAATCTGATACGCAGGTTGTGGGTATTGATGAAGCTCAGTTTTTCGATGATGAACTTCCTGATGTCTGTAATAAACTTGCAAATAAAGGTATCCGTGTAATCGTAGCTGGTCTGGATATGGATTTTAGTGGTAAACCTTTCGGCCCTGTTCCTGCTTTAATGGCAATTGCAGAATTAGTCACTAAGGTGAATGCAGTCTGCGTAAGATGCGGAAGTCCTGCTATGTATTCTTTTCGCAGGGTATCCAGCGATGCCAAAATCCTGCTCGGAGAAAAAGAAAGTTACGAGCCAAGATGCAGAGCGTGTTTCCATGCAAGAGATTAA
- the rodA gene encoding rod shape-determining protein RodA — MTTQQGSRFFFNVDWITILIYTALCTIGFINIYASLYNPETSTLFNFSSNYGKQLIYIITGLMLGFSILLLDAKFFSVFSPVVYGITMLLLIAVLVVGRKVAGNQAWIPLGAFRLQPSELAKFGTALLIARYVGNFNPKFTDIKSIFFAGLIIGFPLLLIMLQPDTGSALVFLAFMFPLYREGLSGYFLLIFLGMIVLFIADFLVPSYILIPIIAVAGGFFIYQNRRKQKMMFSMILTTIIAIAYLFLVKVAYEKVLEPHQRTRIEIMLGLKTDPKGAGYNVIQSKIAIGAGQLTGRGFLEGTQTKYGYVPEQSTDFIFSTIGEEWGFLGCSVVIGLYIFLLLRVINLAERQRSTFSRVYGYCVASIIFFHVFINIGMTIGIIPVIGIPLPFISYGGSSLWSFTVLLFIFLKLDSNRMGFI, encoded by the coding sequence ATGACTACGCAACAAGGGAGCCGCTTTTTCTTCAATGTAGATTGGATCACCATTTTGATTTACACGGCCTTATGTACTATTGGCTTCATTAATATTTATGCTTCTCTTTATAATCCTGAAACTTCAACGTTGTTTAACTTCAGCAGTAACTACGGGAAACAATTAATTTATATCATCACAGGCTTAATGCTGGGGTTCTCGATCCTGCTGCTTGATGCCAAGTTCTTCAGCGTATTTTCACCAGTGGTTTATGGGATTACGATGTTACTGTTGATAGCTGTACTGGTAGTTGGCCGTAAAGTGGCTGGTAATCAAGCCTGGATTCCTCTGGGCGCATTCAGGCTACAACCTTCTGAGCTGGCTAAATTCGGAACAGCCTTGCTGATTGCCAGGTATGTCGGGAATTTCAATCCCAAGTTCACTGATATTAAATCTATTTTCTTTGCTGGACTGATTATCGGCTTCCCGTTATTATTGATTATGCTTCAGCCTGATACAGGCTCGGCACTAGTATTCCTGGCCTTCATGTTTCCGTTGTACAGAGAAGGTTTATCAGGTTATTTCTTATTGATTTTTCTGGGGATGATCGTGTTATTTATTGCCGATTTCCTGGTTCCTTCCTATATCCTGATTCCCATTATTGCAGTGGCTGGAGGTTTCTTTATTTATCAGAACAGAAGAAAACAAAAGATGATGTTTTCAATGATCCTGACGACCATCATAGCCATTGCGTATTTATTTCTGGTAAAGGTCGCTTATGAAAAGGTGCTGGAACCACATCAGCGTACACGGATTGAAATCATGCTGGGCCTTAAAACAGACCCTAAAGGAGCCGGTTATAACGTGATCCAGTCCAAGATCGCTATTGGGGCAGGGCAATTGACCGGAAGAGGTTTTCTGGAGGGCACACAGACTAAATATGGCTATGTACCTGAGCAAAGTACCGACTTTATCTTCTCTACCATTGGAGAGGAATGGGGCTTTCTGGGTTGTTCAGTTGTGATCGGGTTATATATATTTTTACTGTTAAGAGTGATTAACCTGGCCGAACGACAGCGTTCTACCTTTTCCAGGGTTTATGGGTACTGTGTGGCCAGTATCATCTTCTTCCACGTTTTTATTAATATAGGGATGACCATTGGTATCATCCCGGTAATTGGTATTCCATTGCCATTCATTAGCTATGGGGGGTCTTCTTTATGGAGTTTTACGGTATTACTATTTATCTTCCTGAAACTGGATTCGAATAGAATGGGCTTTATTTAA